In Malania oleifera isolate guangnan ecotype guangnan chromosome 8, ASM2987363v1, whole genome shotgun sequence, a single window of DNA contains:
- the LOC131162646 gene encoding non-specific lipid transfer protein GPI-anchored 11-like: MPFIDTKFQTSLSSDLEKKDMAKFWAVTFSRLALCFVAANSEETNSAPALAPATDCSNLILDMADCIPYLSNGSKQTEPNGSCCSGLKLVLKTDADCLSEAIKNSAQLGIELNISKALTLPPACGVSAPVKTCVTPPPKSSPKTSPPPAAKSSAPSSPTIPGGGKTNEVPVSSPSASISHSIPASILVFIVSAVVAFSCTCA; the protein is encoded by the exons ATGCCATTCATCGATACCAAATTCCAAACCTCATTGAGCAGTGATTTGGAGAAGAAAGATATGGCCAAGTTTTGGGCAGTCACTTTTTCCCGTTTGGCTTTATGTTTTGTGGCTGCAAACTCTGAAGAAACCAACAGTGCACCAGCGCTGGCACCCGCTACCGACTGCTCCAATCTCATACTGGACATGGCAGACTGCATACCGTATCTGAGCAATGGGAGCAAGCAGACCGAGCCCAATGGCTCGTGCTGCTCTGGACTGAAGTTGGTGCTGAAGACCGACGCAGATTGCCTTAGTGAAGCCATAAAGAACAGTGCCCAATTGGGTATTGAGTTGAACATTTCTAAGGCCCTCACTCTGCCTCCAGCTTGTGGGGTTTCTGCTCCCGTTAAAACCTGTG TTACCCCTCCTCCAAAGTCATCACCGAAAACTTCTCCTCCTCCAGCGGCCAAATCTTCAGCTCCATCATCACCAACCATCCCTGGAGGAGGAAAGACCAATGAAGTTCCGGTGTCATCTCCGTCGGCCTCCATTTCCCATTCCATTCCAGCCTCAATTCTTGTTTTTATTGTCAGTGCTGTTGTCGCTTTCTCCTGTACTTGCGCATAG